The DNA sequence CGGACGTACATGCCGCTCGAGTAGTTCTTCACCGGTTGATCGATGAACCGCTCCACGCCGGCGAAGTCGACGATCGAGTCGAACTTCGAGTCGATCTCCTTCTTGGACATCCCGAGGATCGCGCCGTTCAGATAGACGTTCTCGCGGCCCGTGAGGTTGGGGTGGAAGCCGGATCCGACCTCGAGCATCGCCGCGATCCGTCCGTCCACGGCGATCGAGCCCCGGTCCGGTGTCAGGATGCGTGCGATGCACTTGAGCAGCGTCGACTTCCCGGAACCGTTGTGCCCGAGGAGGCCGAAGGTGGTTCCGCGGGGGATCTCGAGGGAGACGTCGTCGAGCGCGAGGAACTCCGAGTGCTTCCCGCGGCCCCCGGACAGCAGGGCGGCCTTCAGCGAACGGTTGCGGCCCTCATAGACCCGGAAGGCCTTGGACACGTCCCGGACGGAGACGGCGATGTCGTTCATCAGAGCTCCTCCACGATTCTGGCCTGCTTCGCCCGGAAGACGAGACCGCCCACGACGAGCGCGCCGACACCCCAGAGTGCGCAGCTGATCCACACGTCGATCGGAGGCACGGCGTATCCGTAGACGATGGAACGGAACGCCTCGAGGAACTGCTCGGCCGGGTTCAGTCGGAAGATGAGCACGAGGGGGAGCGGCTCGCCGTTGATCGTGACGCCCGAGCGCTGGAGCGACGCCGCCGCGTTGGCGACCAGGGTGAGCGGGAAGAGCACGCCCGACGCGTACATCCAGATCTGGCTCACCAGCCCCCAGAGGTGCTCGATGTCCCGGAACCAGACGACCGCGATCGAGAGCATCATGCCGACGCCGGCGCCGAACATGGCGGCGAACAGGATGAACGGGATCAGGAGGGGGATCCCGAGGAACACCGCGGGTCCGCCGACGAACGCCATGATCACGATCACCACGGCGATGTCGGTCGCGAAGGTCACCACTGTCGCGATCACGGCTGAGAGCACGAGGACGACGCGCGGGAAGTAGACCTTCTCGAGCAGGCCGGCGTTGGTCACGAGCGCCGACATCCCCGTTCCGATGGACCCCGAGATGAAGCTCCAGGCGACCACACCGACGGCGATCCACATCGGGAACGACTCGACGTGCGAGTTCTCGCCGACGGGCGCGGGGCTGGCGAAGATGATCCCGAAGATGACGCTGTAGACCGCGATGGTGACGAGCGGGCTGATCAGGGACCAGGTCCGCCCGAGCACCGTGCCGTTGTACTGCGCCCGGATCGAGCGCCTGGCGAGGTTCCAGGTCAGTGACGCCGCTCGCCGGAACTCGGCGGAGGGCAGACGTTCTGCGATGGTCATGTCGACTCCAATGGATGCCGGGCCGCGCGCCGCTGACCGGGACGCGTTCCGCCCTTCGATCCGTTCACTTCGTGGCCGGCGGGAAGTTGAGGTGCCGCTCCGCCACCTGCAGGATCACCACGTCCGGGTGATGTTGGGCGACGAGCTTCGGGATGTCCGGCAGGCCGCCGGGAACGGTCATGTCGAAGTTGTGCCGCACCTGCCAGGTCTGCGCGAACTCCTGCTGCACCGGAATCGAGAGGCTGTTCCCCATGGAATCCCGGACGAAGAGCGCCGACTTGTCCGTGGCTGCGCCCGCGGTCGTGGTCGACGCGGGCAGCAGGCTCATGTCGGTCGCCTGATCGCCCGGCACGAAGCTCGAGGTGCCGTCGGACTTCGTCAGCGTGACGGGCTTCAGGGCGGGCTCGTAGTTCGGAGTCGTCCAGTCCGGGACCGGGCTGGTGATGTTGAACGGCGCGAACTCGTTGTTCTTGTCGCTCGTGGTCACACCGTTCATCGCCGGGACCGTGAGCGTGCCGAGCGCGGAGGTCGTGGTGTTGATGCAGTCGGTGATCGACTTCCAGCCGACGTAGGCGCCGTAGTCGGTCCAGTGGCTGTTCACCCGGCTGTAGACCGGGGTCGTCTTCGACGCGTCGCGGAGCGGCGTCCGGATGTCGATGATCGGCAGATCCGGGTACTGGTGCAGCAACTGGTCGAGCGGGCCGGAGCCGCGGATGGACTGCGCCCAGTCGGGCAGCTCCTGCGGGTACACGTCCCACTTGGCCGGGGTCACGACGATGTAGAAGGGGATGTTCTGCGCGGCCAGCTCGTCGCGGAGCGACGCGAGGTAGGCGTGCCAGGTCTTCGCCTCGTCGACGGAGAGCGTGCGCCGGCCGACGGCCTGCGAGAAGTTCATCGCCTGGATGTCGTTCCAGAAGACGTAGCCGTTCTTGCCGAGGACGTAGTCCTTGCTGAGGTCGCTCTTGTGGGCGTCCCACACCGACTCCGCCTTGTCGGCCTTCCCGGTGAGCCAGAGCTGCTGGGCGGGAGGCGTGACAGCGGGACGGCAGCTCGCCGGCAGAGCGTGGGACACCGTCGACACGGGACCGCTGACCGCGGCCGGGGTCGCCGGAACGGGAGGGGTGTTCTCGATGTGCTTCTTGACGACGTAGCCCGTTCCCGCGGCCACGGCGGACAGCACGAAGAGGATGACGAGCGGCACGTAGTACAGGCGCCCCCACCGGCGGACCGACTTCTTGGCCTGCTGGTCCGGGGGCAGCTCGCGGAGGCTCACTGGGCCGCCTCCCCGCTGCTCTTGGACTCGCGGAGCGTCGCCGCGAAGCTCGTGGACGAGTAGACCGGGTCGACCCAGCGCCGCTTCAACCGGAGGCTCACCGGTGCCCAGCGGTCGAGCACCCACTGGAGCGGCGCGGGCGTCCAGTTCTTGAGGCTCATGGCGGGCTTCTCGATCAGGTGCCAGCTGATGAAGGCCAGCAGGTGGCACGCGACGATGACCACGAGGTGGTAGGGCAGCCAGCCGGCCTTCTGGAGGCCGAAGTAGGCCACGAGCGTCATCACGGGCCAGCCGAAGATGTAGATGCCGTACGAGAGGTCGCCGTACTTCTCCCAGTGGTTGAGCTTGGTGGCACGGACCGCGATCCACATGAGGAAGTAGCAGAACGCGTACTGGCCGTACGCGAGCCAACCGCCGACCGCGTACGTGGCGAGGCCGACCAGGATCGCCCCGATGGCCAGCCGATCGTCCATGGGTATCTTCTTCGGGAACAGCGCGAACAGCATTCCGAACGCGAACGGCCCGAGGAACAGCAGGTTGTAGATGTTCTGGAAGGAGGGGACGACGTGGGCCAGCTGACCGACGTAAGCCCACTGGAGGGTCGAGAGGACCAGGATCGCGATCGCGACGCTCCCGGCCAGCCAGCGGTGCGCGAGCACGCCGAAGAGGCCGAGCACCCCCACGAGGATGTACGCGCGGAACTCGTACATGAGCGTCCAGGCCGACCCGTTCCAGTCGTATCCGCCGTGCAGCTGCGCGTACGGCAGCTCGGAGCCCATCCCGCCGATGTTCCGCTGGGTGAGCACCAGGGTGAAGTTGTTCCAGAAGTAGGTCAGCGGCGAGTCATGGGTGGTCGTGAAGTACCCGCCGATCGACCCCTTCTCCTGAATCCACGCGATGGGTCCGAACACGAAAGCCACGGTGAGGAGCGAGAGCCACCACGCCGGGAAGATCCTCAGGAAGCGTCGCCAGAAGTAGCGCAGGGTACTCGAGCGGCCCATGCGGCTCTGGGTGATCAGAAAACCCGAGAAGAAGAAGAAGCCGGTGACCGCCACGCCGCCCAGGGACTGCTCGTGGCTGATCTGGGTCCCGAGGTCCTCGCCTCCGTAGAACCCGCCCAGGGGGCCGGCGTGGGAGAAGATGACGAGGAAGGCCATCAGCCACCGGAGGAATCCGATGGAATTGGCGCGCGGATTGAAGACCTCCGCCAGACTCTTCGGCACTACGAACCCTCACCTCTCGTCGTCTTCCTCAGCCGTTGGGCCAGCCCGCGGCCGCGACGGTAGACCGAACGCGCCGGCGTGTAGACCCGGCGGAGCTGCCACGCGAGCCGTGGGTGACGGGTGAACAGGTAGCGCTTGAGCTCCCGCATCGGATCCGTCGACACGCCGATATGGTTCCAGAGCCAGTCGACCTGATCGATCGGGTAACCGGGTACCACGGCCGACATCATGTCCAGCTTGTATTCGAGGAAGGTGTGACTGATCGCGGCGTATTCGGCGTTCGCGACCGTTCTCACATGGTAACCGAGTTCGGCCGCCGCGTACGCGGGGAGCCGCTCGTGGACGTGGGCCAGGCCTCCGTCGCCGTAGTCGCTCTCGGCCGCATAGTCCTCATAGGCCCACTCGGTGTCGGTCATCAGGCGGAGCGCCTCAGGGCGCGCCACGAACATGGCGCCGAACGGCGCGAGCGGAGAGACATCGTCGAGCGGGACGGAGATGCCGAGCCGCTGGCACAGCTTCTTCGTGGGTTCACGGTTGAGGAACCACGCGTGCCCGAGCGTCGGGTACCCGATGTGGATGGTCGGCGGGAAGGCCATACCGAGGCCGGGCTCGCGCTGGAACAGTCCGATGACGTTGGCCGCGTACCCGGGGGAGTTCAGGAGATTGTCGAGCTGCTGGCGCTTGAAGAACTCGCCGGCGTTGGGGGCGTCCTGCACGGTCTTCTTGGAGTGGATCTTGACGACCACGTCGTACCGGTCGCTGCGGAGGACATCGCGGGCGCCGATGTAGAAGGCGCTCTGGTCGCGCCCGCGGTTGGAGGCGACGACCCGCACCTCCGAGGAGCCGACGAGCTCGAGGTCGCGCTCGGCGATGACCTGCCGGATCGCCTCCGCCTTCTCCTCCGTGGCCGTGGTGACGTACAGGTCGAACGGCGACGGGAGCATCGCGAGACGGTCGAGGAGCTCGTTCGTCATGTCCTCGTAGAAGATGTGCACGACCGCCGCGATGCGCAGGGGCTTCTCCGGATCGTAGCGATCGGCGGTCTCCGGGAGGATCTCCAGCATGGAGGCGTTCGTGTTGAGCACCTTCGGCTGAGCGTTCCGCGCCAGATTGCTCCACAGCAGCTCCATCGGGTAGCCGTACGACGCCACCTCGTCGACGAGCCAGCGGCCGATGATGGCCTCCCGGTCGAGGTAGAGCGGGCTGTGGAAGAACGGGCGGCGCTTGAGCACCGGGCACCCGTCCTGCAGGAGGGTGCGCGCGCTGATGAACGCGGGGTGCTGCGACGGATAGGCCTCCTGCGGGAAGGCCAGGGCCTTCGTGAAGCCCTTGCTCTCGAAGTAGTGGGTGAACCGCGCCTCGTGATTGGTCACCGAGTCGACGTAGGTCTTGATCATCGGCATCCCGGACCAGTAGGCCCGCCACGCGTCCGACTGGAACAGGGACCGGCGCACGGCGATCCAGTGCGACTGGATGTGGGAGTGCATCGTGCCGACGAGCGTGTACGGGTTGGGCGAGACCTCGTCGTGGTCCGTCATGCCCCAGAAGTCGACCTCCTGGGCGTCCATGCGGTCGAAGACGGGCTTGAACGGCCGCACCGGTCCGAACCAGGTGTAGTTCATCAGGATGAGCTCGTCGTACTCGGCGAGGCGGTCCGCGCCGAAATGGTCGAGCGCCGCCTTGTACGCCCAGACGTCGAACCCGACGTTCTCCCGCTGCAGCACGGTGTCGGCGACGCCCTCGAGGGCTTCGCGCCCCTTCGGGGTCAGAGCGCCGTTGACCACCACGAAGATGTGCTCGGCGAACTCGCGGAGCGCCTTGAGCTTGTACGGGATGTAGTCGTCGACCTCGCCTCGCGGGTCGTAGAGGAAGTAGAAGATGACCCGTCGGTCACCGGGTCGGAAGGGCTTGGTGTCTTTCATAGGCGCTCACTCGCTCCGGGGTTGTTCCAGTCGTTGCTCGGTGACGGTTGCGCGGACCGGCCGGAAGGCCGGATTCCGCTCGAGGCAATCGACTTCGCCTTCGAAGCGATTCGGCGTAGGCGGGCGGGGAGGGAACGGGCATGGGCGGCCTGCAGTGCGGCGACCGCGGCGCTCAGGGCGTCGAGCTTGGCGTGGAGCGGGGCGAATTCGGCGGCGATGACGGAGGCGCTGCCCGCGGAGTTCGAGACGACGTCCTGGCGCGCGAGGTCGATCTGGCGGGAGAGGCGCTGATAGACGTCGCCGATCACCAGCGCGTCGCCGAGGCCGTTCCCGCGTGCCGCGTCGGCGCGGAGGAACGAGTCCCGCACGACCGGGGCGTAGGCGACGTGATCGTTGTGCGCGGCGTGGACGCTGTTGCCGAGGGCGCCGTCCTGCGCCTCCCGGAGGTGCCAGAAGGCGAGGGGCTCGCCGTCGACGAACCCGATCGTCGACACGGCAAGGAGCTTCAGGGTGAAGTGCCAGTCGGCGAGCACGGGCAGCTCGCCGTCCCACCCGCCGAGCTCGTCGAAGAGCGAGCGGCGCACGACCATCGAGCTCGGCGGAACGTAGTTGCTGATGAGGGTCTCGGTCAGGGTGACGCGGTTGATGTCGCTCCGCAGCCGCTCCCGGCGCAGTTCGGTGGCGCGGCCGTCCTCGAGCTGCTCGAAGACCGCTTCGCAGCGCACCGCGACGCCGCCGTCATCCGTGGAGGAGAGGTGCGACACGGTGGCGGCGAGGAAGCCGGGCGCCCAGGTGTCGTCGTCGTCGAGGATGGCGATGAGGGCCGAGTCGGAGGCCCGCACGCCGACGTTGACCGCCTCCTCGCGACCCACCGACCGGGTGTTGTGCACGACGATCGGGTCGCCGAGCCCGTCCAATCGCGAGATGAGCTCGTCCACGGGGGCCGGGTCGCCGCCGTCGTTGACGACGACGAGCTGGAAGTCGCGGAAGGTCTGGGCGGCGATACTGTCGAGCGCTCGCCGGAGGAGCACGATGCGATCGCGGGTACGCGTCACGACGGCGACCTGGTGCTCCATGTGATCCTTCCCGTCCCCGGACGGCCGTGACCGCGCGGCGGTAGTCGGGAACTGGAACATTGTAGCGGCCCGACCCTGAGGCCTTCCGGTGACGCGGCGAGGGCCGGAAGTCCCGCGGAACCGGTTGAGTACAGTGGATGCAGTCGAACCCCGCCCACCCCGCTGAGAGCCGGCTGCCGTCGCTCCGACCGAGAGGACCCCAGACGAATGAATGACTACGGCGACGTGCTCGTCACCGGAGGAGCCGGTTTCATCGGCTGCGCCCTGGCTCAGAGGCTCGCCGGCCGCGCCGGCCGGTGGGTGGCCTTCGACTCGCTCCACCCGCAGGTCCACGCCACGCACGAGCGCCCGGACGCCCTCCCGGAGGCTGCGGAGCTCGTCGTGGGCGACGTCACCTCCGCCGACGACTGGGACGCCCTCCTCGCCGGGTTCACCCCGACCACCGTGATCCACCTGGCGGCAGAGACCGGAACCGCGCAATCGTTCACCGAGTCGACGCGCCACGCGATGGTGAACGTGGTGGGCACGGCCGCGATGCTCGACGCGTTCACCCGTCGCGGCGCTTTCCCCGAGCGCTTCGTGCTCAGCAGCAGCCGGGCGGTCTACGGCGAGGGCGAGTGGGTCACGGCCGACGGCTCCGTCATCCATCCCGGGGTCCGCTCCCGCGAGCAGCTCGAGCGCGGCGAGTGGGATGTGCCGGGCGCGACGCCCCGGCCGAGCTCGGCCGCCCGCACGCAGCCCGCTCCGATCAACGTGTACGGGGCGACAAAGCTGGCTCAGGAGAACATCCTCAGCGCCTGGAGCGGGGCCCGCGGCCTGACGCTCGACATCCTGCGCCTTCAGAACGTCTACGGCCCGGGGCAGTCGCTGAGCAATCCCTACACCGGCATCGTCTCGCTGTTCTCGCGGCTGGCGCGCGCCGGGGAGACCATCCCGGTCTACGAGGACGGCGACATCACACGGGACTTCGTGTACATCGACGACGTGGTCGGCGCCTTCGCCGCCGCCATCGACCAGCCGGGCACCGCGGGCGAGCGCCGCTTCGACGTCGGCTCGGGGACGCCGAGCACGATCCTCGAGCTGGCCCGGGAGATCGCCGGGTTCCACGGCGCTCCGGAGCCCGTCATCACCGGCCGGTACCGCGACGGCGACGTCCGCTACGCGGCCTGCGACATCTCCGACACCCTGGCGCGGCTCGACTGGACGCCGGCCTGGTCGCTGAAGGACGGCGTGGCCTCGCTCCAGGGCTGGATCGAATCCAGGTCCGACGCCGGCGCGGCGTGACGCCGGTCCGGGTCGGCGTCGTGCTGTGCACCCACAACGGTGCCCGGTACGTCGCGGCACAGGCGCGCAGCATCGTCGAGCAGACGCTCCCGGCGAGCGAGATCGTCCTCTCCGACGACGCCTCCGCGGACGGCACGGTCGGCGTCGCCCGTTCCGTGCTGGAGAGCTCGCAGCTGGGGGTCACCGTGCTGGAGAACAGGCCCGCTCTCGGCGTGACGGCCAATTTCGAACAGGGCCTCCGTGCCTCGGGCGGCCAGGTCATCGCGCTGAGCGACCAGGACGACGTGTGGCATCCCGGCAAGCTGCAGACGATGGTCGGTGAGCTGGAGCGGTCCGGCGCACTCCTGGCGTGGAGCGACGCACGCCTGGTGGACGGCGACGGGGCGCCCCTCGGGCGAACGCTGTTCCAGGACCTCGAGGTCTCGTCGGCCGAGATCGAGTCCGTCCGCTCGGGCGATGCCTTCCCGGCACTGCTCCGTCGGAACCTTGCGACGGGAGCTACGGTCGTGCTGGATCGCTCCCTCCTCGACGTCGCGCTGCCGATCCCCGCGGAGTGGGTGCACGACGAGTGGCTCGCCGTCGTCGCCGCCGCCGTCGGCCGAGTGTCGGTGGTGACGGAGCCGACCATCGACTACCGGCTCCACGGCGGCAATCAGATCGGGGTCACGGCGCCGACGCTCGCCTACAAGGTCCGACGCGTGCTGGAAGCGCGCGGGGATCGCAACGCTGTGCTCGCCTCCAAGTTCACAGTCCTCGCGCAGCGCATGGCGTCCCTGGCGGACGTGGTGGGCGCGGACGTCGTTCGGGCGACGGAGCAGAAAGCGCGGTTCGAGCGTGCTCGTGAGGCGCTCCCCGCGTCGCGGTGGCTCCGGGTCGCGCCGGTGCTCCGCCTGCACCGCCGCGGCGCGTACCGCCGGTTCGCGAGCCGCGGTCTCTTCGACATCGCCCGTGATCTGCTGCAGTCGCACCGCGAACCGTCCCCCTCCTAGCGCGCTCGCGCCCGAGGGGCCGTCGACCGTCCGGCCGTGCGGGTCCTCTCATGTGCGCTCTCGTAAGCTAGGTGCCGTCCGTCTTCAGAAAGTTCCCGATGACCCGTCTGCTCTCGCCGATCGCCGCCCGGCCGTGGCTCGCCACCCTGCTCGTCTTCCTCGGGATCTTCCTGGCCGCCGAGGCGTGGGCCGTGTCGACACCGCTCAGCGGGAGTCCGGACGAGTCGTCCCACATCGTGAAGGCAGCCGCCGTCGTCCGCGGCGAGTTCATCGGCAAGCCGACGTCCGAGCCGGCCATCACGAACGTCGTCGTACCGGGCGACATCGCGACGGCGCCGTCCTGGCCCTGCTTCATGTTCAGAGCCGACGTGACCGCGGACTGCCACGGCCCGTTCACGGGAGGCCCGGACCGTACGACTTGGACCTCGGCCGGTCTCTACGACCCCTTGTACTACCTGGCGGTCGGTTGGCCGAGCCTGCTCTTCAGCACGGCCCACGCGACCGTCTTCGCGATGCGAACGATCGGCGCGCTCCTCTGCTCGGCGTTCCTGGCGATCGCGTTCGCGGCGCTGAGAAGGTCGGGTCTGCGGTTCTTCGCCGGGGCCACCATCTTCGCCGCCGCGACGCCGATGGTGCTCTTCCTCAGCGCCTCCGTGAATCCCAACGGCCTGGAGGTCGCCTCCGGCGTCGCCCTCCTCGCCCTGCTTCTCGCGCTCGTCCGCGGTGACGGCACGGGGCGCCGCTGGATGCTTCCGCTGGCGTTCCTGAGCGGTGCCGTCCTCGTCAATATGAGGGGCATCTCGCCGGTATGGCTGGCGGTCATCGGCATCGCCGCCATCGTCGGTGCCCGCAAGGGGCGACTGGGCGAGCTCCTCCGGCTGCCGGGCGTCTGGATCACGCTCGTCGGGATCGCAATCGCGGGTGCTTTCGCGGTGGCCTGGATCCTCGGTACCAACACGCTGAACTCGATGGGCACCTTCTCGGGGGCGGGGTACACGCCGCCGATCTCCGCCTTCGTCACGATGGTGCTGAACCGTTCGATCGATCCGGCGTTCGTGGGCATCTTCGGCTGGCTGGACACCTTCCCGCCCTCCTATGTCACGGCGGTCTGGGGCGCGCTCGCCGGAGGCATGGCCGTTCTCGCGCTGATCGTCGCACGGCGCCGACTCGTGTACGCCTTCATCGTCACCCTCGCCGGCCTCGTCCTGGTGCCCGCGGTGACTCAGGCGGGCTCGGTGGTGCACTCGGGGTACATCTGGCAGGGGCGCTACTCGCTCGTGGCTTTCGCCTGCGTGGTGCTCGTCGCGGGAGTCGTCCTCGGGGAACGGTTCGATCTCGCCGTGCTCCGCTCGGGGTTCGCCCGCCGCGCGGTGTGGACGCTCAGCGTCCTCGTCCTGACCGCCCACCTCCTCGCCCTCGTGTTCGCCATCAAGCGTTACTCGCGGGGTGCCTCCACCGAGTGGCTGTCGTTCATCGCGCATCCCGGGTGGCAGCCTCCGGGCGGATGGGTCGTGTGGCCCGTCGTCATGACGATCGGCATCGCCCTCGTCGCTGTGGCGTGGCGCGCGTCCACGTTGGCCGCTCCGGCCCTGGGCGAGCCCGCTGCGCACCTCGAAGGCCCGTCGGCGAACGAGAACGCCGCAGCGACGACGCCTCTGGCGGCTGAGACGACTCCCGTCGAGGAACGGGACGCTGTCCGCTGAGACCTACTTCCTCACGAAGGGGGAGTAGGTCGGTGTTGACGGGCTCGCCTGGATGTCGAGCTGGAGCGCCGAGATGAGCATCTGCGACCCGATCATGAGCGGCAGGGCGGCGAGCATCACGGTGGCGGCGGTCGCCACCACGGACGCGGCGATCTGGAAGCACACCCAGATGGCCACGCCGAGCCCGAAGACGA is a window from the Leifsonia sp. AG29 genome containing:
- a CDS encoding alginate O-acetyltransferase AlgX-related protein, which codes for MSLRELPPDQQAKKSVRRWGRLYYVPLVILFVLSAVAAGTGYVVKKHIENTPPVPATPAAVSGPVSTVSHALPASCRPAVTPPAQQLWLTGKADKAESVWDAHKSDLSKDYVLGKNGYVFWNDIQAMNFSQAVGRRTLSVDEAKTWHAYLASLRDELAAQNIPFYIVVTPAKWDVYPQELPDWAQSIRGSGPLDQLLHQYPDLPIIDIRTPLRDASKTTPVYSRVNSHWTDYGAYVGWKSITDCINTTTSALGTLTVPAMNGVTTSDKNNEFAPFNITSPVPDWTTPNYEPALKPVTLTKSDGTSSFVPGDQATDMSLLPASTTTAGAATDKSALFVRDSMGNSLSIPVQQEFAQTWQVRHNFDMTVPGGLPDIPKLVAQHHPDVVILQVAERHLNFPPATK
- a CDS encoding NAD-dependent epimerase/dehydratase family protein, encoding MNDYGDVLVTGGAGFIGCALAQRLAGRAGRWVAFDSLHPQVHATHERPDALPEAAELVVGDVTSADDWDALLAGFTPTTVIHLAAETGTAQSFTESTRHAMVNVVGTAAMLDAFTRRGAFPERFVLSSSRAVYGEGEWVTADGSVIHPGVRSREQLERGEWDVPGATPRPSSAARTQPAPINVYGATKLAQENILSAWSGARGLTLDILRLQNVYGPGQSLSNPYTGIVSLFSRLARAGETIPVYEDGDITRDFVYIDDVVGAFAAAIDQPGTAGERRFDVGSGTPSTILELAREIAGFHGAPEPVITGRYRDGDVRYAACDISDTLARLDWTPAWSLKDGVASLQGWIESRSDAGAA
- a CDS encoding acyltransferase family protein — its product is MPKSLAEVFNPRANSIGFLRWLMAFLVIFSHAGPLGGFYGGEDLGTQISHEQSLGGVAVTGFFFFSGFLITQSRMGRSSTLRYFWRRFLRIFPAWWLSLLTVAFVFGPIAWIQEKGSIGGYFTTTHDSPLTYFWNNFTLVLTQRNIGGMGSELPYAQLHGGYDWNGSAWTLMYEFRAYILVGVLGLFGVLAHRWLAGSVAIAILVLSTLQWAYVGQLAHVVPSFQNIYNLLFLGPFAFGMLFALFPKKIPMDDRLAIGAILVGLATYAVGGWLAYGQYAFCYFLMWIAVRATKLNHWEKYGDLSYGIYIFGWPVMTLVAYFGLQKAGWLPYHLVVIVACHLLAFISWHLIEKPAMSLKNWTPAPLQWVLDRWAPVSLRLKRRWVDPVYSSTSFAATLRESKSSGEAAQ
- a CDS encoding glycosyltransferase family 2 protein — translated: MEHQVAVVTRTRDRIVLLRRALDSIAAQTFRDFQLVVVNDGGDPAPVDELISRLDGLGDPIVVHNTRSVGREEAVNVGVRASDSALIAILDDDDTWAPGFLAATVSHLSSTDDGGVAVRCEAVFEQLEDGRATELRRERLRSDINRVTLTETLISNYVPPSSMVVRRSLFDELGGWDGELPVLADWHFTLKLLAVSTIGFVDGEPLAFWHLREAQDGALGNSVHAAHNDHVAYAPVVRDSFLRADAARGNGLGDALVIGDVYQRLSRQIDLARQDVVSNSAGSASVIAAEFAPLHAKLDALSAAVAALQAAHARSLPARLRRIASKAKSIASSGIRPSGRSAQPSPSNDWNNPGASERL
- a CDS encoding rhamnan synthesis F family protein, which encodes MKDTKPFRPGDRRVIFYFLYDPRGEVDDYIPYKLKALREFAEHIFVVVNGALTPKGREALEGVADTVLQRENVGFDVWAYKAALDHFGADRLAEYDELILMNYTWFGPVRPFKPVFDRMDAQEVDFWGMTDHDEVSPNPYTLVGTMHSHIQSHWIAVRRSLFQSDAWRAYWSGMPMIKTYVDSVTNHEARFTHYFESKGFTKALAFPQEAYPSQHPAFISARTLLQDGCPVLKRRPFFHSPLYLDREAIIGRWLVDEVASYGYPMELLWSNLARNAQPKVLNTNASMLEILPETADRYDPEKPLRIAAVVHIFYEDMTNELLDRLAMLPSPFDLYVTTATEEKAEAIRQVIAERDLELVGSSEVRVVASNRGRDQSAFYIGARDVLRSDRYDVVVKIHSKKTVQDAPNAGEFFKRQQLDNLLNSPGYAANVIGLFQREPGLGMAFPPTIHIGYPTLGHAWFLNREPTKKLCQRLGISVPLDDVSPLAPFGAMFVARPEALRLMTDTEWAYEDYAAESDYGDGGLAHVHERLPAYAAAELGYHVRTVANAEYAAISHTFLEYKLDMMSAVVPGYPIDQVDWLWNHIGVSTDPMRELKRYLFTRHPRLAWQLRRVYTPARSVYRRGRGLAQRLRKTTRGEGS
- a CDS encoding glycosyltransferase, giving the protein MTPVRVGVVLCTHNGARYVAAQARSIVEQTLPASEIVLSDDASADGTVGVARSVLESSQLGVTVLENRPALGVTANFEQGLRASGGQVIALSDQDDVWHPGKLQTMVGELERSGALLAWSDARLVDGDGAPLGRTLFQDLEVSSAEIESVRSGDAFPALLRRNLATGATVVLDRSLLDVALPIPAEWVHDEWLAVVAAAVGRVSVVTEPTIDYRLHGGNQIGVTAPTLAYKVRRVLEARGDRNAVLASKFTVLAQRMASLADVVGADVVRATEQKARFERAREALPASRWLRVAPVLRLHRRGAYRRFASRGLFDIARDLLQSHREPSPS
- a CDS encoding ABC transporter permease, producing the protein MTIAERLPSAEFRRAASLTWNLARRSIRAQYNGTVLGRTWSLISPLVTIAVYSVIFGIIFASPAPVGENSHVESFPMWIAVGVVAWSFISGSIGTGMSALVTNAGLLEKVYFPRVVLVLSAVIATVVTFATDIAVVIVIMAFVGGPAVFLGIPLLIPFILFAAMFGAGVGMMLSIAVVWFRDIEHLWGLVSQIWMYASGVLFPLTLVANAAASLQRSGVTINGEPLPLVLIFRLNPAEQFLEAFRSIVYGYAVPPIDVWISCALWGVGALVVGGLVFRAKQARIVEEL
- a CDS encoding DUF2142 domain-containing protein, translating into MTRLLSPIAARPWLATLLVFLGIFLAAEAWAVSTPLSGSPDESSHIVKAAAVVRGEFIGKPTSEPAITNVVVPGDIATAPSWPCFMFRADVTADCHGPFTGGPDRTTWTSAGLYDPLYYLAVGWPSLLFSTAHATVFAMRTIGALLCSAFLAIAFAALRRSGLRFFAGATIFAAATPMVLFLSASVNPNGLEVASGVALLALLLALVRGDGTGRRWMLPLAFLSGAVLVNMRGISPVWLAVIGIAAIVGARKGRLGELLRLPGVWITLVGIAIAGAFAVAWILGTNTLNSMGTFSGAGYTPPISAFVTMVLNRSIDPAFVGIFGWLDTFPPSYVTAVWGALAGGMAVLALIVARRRLVYAFIVTLAGLVLVPAVTQAGSVVHSGYIWQGRYSLVAFACVVLVAGVVLGERFDLAVLRSGFARRAVWTLSVLVLTAHLLALVFAIKRYSRGASTEWLSFIAHPGWQPPGGWVVWPVVMTIGIALVAVAWRASTLAAPALGEPAAHLEGPSANENAAATTPLAAETTPVEERDAVR